One window from the genome of [Clostridium] celerecrescens 18A encodes:
- a CDS encoding response regulator transcription factor, giving the protein MYKVLLVEDEDIIRKGLMFMVNWQEINCVVVGEAIDGVDGIQKIKDNEPDIVIVDINMPIMNGLQMLEESIKEYGYEAIIVSGYSEFEFAKKAIRLGVTEYLLKPVDFTELYDAILKITEKLEANTRMKGYIRQIDLEKKKLGILETDISETITFKNKYVSSMVKYIEEHYSSRLSLTDLSEEYNLSCTYLNTKFKSETGYTFNDFLNRYRMQKAVELLKSDQYKVYEIAEMVGFSEYKYFIKVFKKYIGCSPAKFMEVGDVK; this is encoded by the coding sequence ATGTATAAGGTTTTACTTGTAGAGGATGAAGATATCATCAGAAAAGGTCTGATGTTCATGGTAAATTGGCAGGAAATCAACTGCGTAGTTGTAGGCGAAGCCATAGACGGAGTCGATGGCATTCAAAAGATCAAAGACAATGAGCCTGACATCGTAATTGTAGATATCAACATGCCCATCATGAACGGTCTGCAGATGTTGGAAGAAAGCATTAAAGAATATGGTTATGAAGCCATTATCGTATCCGGGTACAGTGAATTTGAATTTGCAAAAAAGGCGATCCGCCTTGGTGTCACAGAATATCTTTTAAAACCCGTGGATTTTACGGAACTTTATGATGCGATTCTAAAAATAACCGAGAAGCTGGAAGCGAATACACGGATGAAAGGATACATCCGGCAAATCGATCTGGAAAAGAAAAAGCTGGGCATATTAGAAACAGATATTTCTGAAACCATCACCTTTAAAAATAAATATGTAAGCTCCATGGTAAAGTATATCGAAGAGCATTATTCTTCCCGCCTATCCTTAACTGATTTAAGCGAAGAATATAATCTTTCCTGTACCTATCTAAATACGAAATTCAAAAGCGAGACCGGCTATACCTTCAATGATTTTTTGAACCGTTACCGGATGCAAAAAGCTGTGGAGCTTCTGAAATCAGATCAGTATAAGGTTTATGAAATCGCAGAGATGGTAGGATTTTCTGAATATAAGTATTTTATTAAGGTGTTTAAGAAATATATTGGATGCTCTCCGGCTAAATTTATGGAGGTAGGGGACGTGAAGTAA
- a CDS encoding sensor histidine kinase, translating to MKSNQYKDYIKKSFMKYALSIISLLFVLVLLFLLINVQWIISGPNKRNHIQLSGILDQQLLLYQQGLIELTQNPVLLTALNSTDPAAITANNRLLYDFTNTQTIRSSFILLDQNGSIVSSNLFAGNQEIFHESDIFRRMTSQMQEQPEKIFTLPSRLNYSNEQAGDLILGKAVIMDGSLTGYLFFDLLDTYLYEIIREYPLDDVIITDRYDNLIFSISRQQTDPIDKYPSGKYRMDWQEGSVVKVNGKHYHIQKSSLPGSSLILYTLVSTEYQKDLLLYGFVFMLIVGILLVIISLPVTEHITQKNLLAINELQKSIEQMGKGNMDYQLRSKVFDEFQKLDDAYRHMVIQREELLKYNSELSERKRTMEIKQLEEQFNPHFIFNVMETLRYEIMIDAAKASDMVQSFARLMRYSIYYGSTIVSLRTDIEYINDYLLLQKMRYNRRLKYHIDIPEEVLEYRIPKLLLQPVVENSLVHGMKNTHSISITITGRVHEGLLELCVEDDGSGIDGERLASLRAGLELEDGYKEHIGLYNSHRVVRLLYGPGYGVTIESQPGSGTRVTVTMPADMEDYYV from the coding sequence ATGAAAAGTAATCAGTACAAGGACTATATCAAAAAATCCTTTATGAAATACGCACTTTCCATCATCTCCCTACTATTCGTACTGGTCCTTTTATTCCTGTTAATCAATGTACAATGGATTATTTCCGGTCCAAATAAAAGAAATCATATTCAGCTATCCGGCATCCTGGATCAACAGCTCCTGCTCTATCAACAAGGCCTTATCGAGCTAACCCAAAATCCAGTCCTGCTGACCGCACTAAACAGTACAGACCCTGCCGCCATCACTGCAAATAACCGGCTTCTTTATGACTTCACCAACACCCAGACTATCCGTTCATCTTTTATACTCTTAGACCAGAACGGAAGCATCGTCAGCAGCAATCTATTTGCCGGCAACCAGGAGATTTTCCATGAAAGTGATATCTTTCGCCGCATGACCAGCCAGATGCAGGAACAGCCGGAAAAGATCTTCACTCTGCCAAGCCGGTTAAACTATTCCAATGAACAGGCAGGTGATTTAATTCTTGGCAAAGCTGTGATAATGGACGGATCACTTACCGGCTATCTGTTTTTTGACCTGCTGGATACCTACCTTTATGAAATCATCCGCGAATACCCTCTTGATGACGTTATCATCACGGACCGATATGACAATCTAATCTTTTCGATCAGCCGCCAGCAGACTGACCCCATAGACAAATACCCTTCCGGAAAATATCGGATGGACTGGCAGGAAGGAAGTGTAGTAAAGGTCAATGGAAAACATTATCACATTCAAAAAAGCTCACTTCCCGGAAGTTCTCTGATCTTATATACACTGGTTTCCACCGAATATCAGAAAGACCTCCTGCTATACGGCTTCGTATTCATGCTTATCGTAGGCATTCTTCTGGTCATTATTTCATTGCCGGTAACCGAACACATTACCCAGAAAAACCTTCTGGCCATCAATGAACTCCAGAAATCCATTGAACAGATGGGAAAAGGAAATATGGACTATCAGCTCCGTTCTAAAGTATTTGATGAATTCCAGAAGCTGGATGATGCATACCGCCACATGGTAATACAGCGGGAAGAGCTGCTTAAATATAACAGTGAACTGTCCGAACGAAAACGTACCATGGAAATCAAGCAATTAGAAGAACAATTTAACCCTCATTTTATTTTTAATGTTATGGAGACTCTCCGGTATGAAATTATGATTGATGCGGCAAAAGCCTCTGATATGGTTCAGTCTTTCGCCAGACTCATGCGCTACAGCATCTATTATGGCAGCACCATAGTTTCCCTCAGAACGGATATTGAATATATCAATGATTATCTCCTGTTACAAAAGATGCGCTATAACCGACGCTTGAAATATCATATTGATATTCCGGAGGAGGTGCTGGAGTACCGGATACCCAAGCTGCTGCTACAGCCGGTTGTGGAGAATTCCCTAGTTCACGGCATGAAAAATACCCACTCCATCTCCATTACGATCACCGGGCGAGTGCATGAAGGCCTGCTGGAGCTGTGTGTGGAGGATGACGGAAGCGGGATTGATGGTGAACGCCTTGCCAGTCTGCGGGCCGGACTGGAATTGGAGGACGGATATAAAGAGCATATTGGTCTCTATAATTCCCATCGTGTTGTCCGTCTGTTATATGGTCCTGGATACGGTGTGACCATCGAAAGCCAGCCAGGTTCCGGAACACGGGTCACAGTTACCATGCCGGCAGATATGGAGGATTATTATGTATAA
- a CDS encoding ABC transporter permease, protein MRYAGEKKFNIWVAMALGILGLFLIFVVYPLILILYKSVLSEDGSFSLAYFGKFFARKYYWSTLVNSFKVTIVSTLLAAVLGLVMAYVLRSVRIRGSKYLNILIVMSYLSPPFIGAYAWIQLLGRNGFITKILNDLFHVKLNGIYGFAGIVLVFSLQSFPLVYMYISGALKNLDNSLNEAAESLGCSAMQRVVQVIVPLVMPTMLASSLLVFMRVFSDFGTPMLIGEGYKTFPVLMYSQFMGEVSTDDHFAAALCVIIIGITLLLFFFQRYLGNRYTYSMTALKPMEAEHCTGLKNILSHLFVYLVVLIAILPQLTVIFTSFLATGGGSVYTGGFSLDNYRNTLFSKNNNGAIFNTYLFGLCAIAIVVVLGILISYLTVRKKSILTNILDTVTMFPYIIPGSVLGISFLYAFNTKPFLLSGTALIIVISLSIRRMPYTIRSSTAIIGQISPSVEEAAISLGCSETKSFAKITVPMMMSGVLSGAIMSWITLISELSSSIILYTSKTQTLTVAIYAEVIRSNFGNAAAYSTILTLTSILSLLLFFKLTGSNDISI, encoded by the coding sequence ATGAGATATGCCGGCGAAAAGAAGTTCAATATCTGGGTAGCTATGGCACTGGGGATTCTCGGTCTTTTTCTCATCTTCGTAGTCTACCCCTTAATTCTGATATTATATAAGAGCGTACTATCCGAGGATGGTTCCTTCAGTCTTGCATATTTCGGTAAGTTCTTCGCCAGAAAATACTACTGGAGTACCCTGGTAAACAGTTTTAAAGTCACCATTGTTTCCACCCTGCTGGCAGCTGTTCTGGGTCTGGTTATGGCTTATGTTTTACGAAGTGTACGAATCAGAGGAAGTAAGTATTTAAATATCCTGATCGTCATGTCCTATCTTTCTCCTCCATTTATCGGAGCTTATGCATGGATCCAGTTACTGGGGCGCAATGGATTTATCACCAAAATCTTAAACGATCTGTTTCATGTAAAGTTAAACGGCATTTATGGATTTGCAGGAATTGTACTTGTCTTCTCTCTTCAATCCTTTCCACTGGTTTATATGTATATCTCAGGTGCTCTTAAAAACCTGGATAACTCCTTAAATGAAGCCGCTGAAAGCCTGGGCTGCAGTGCCATGCAGAGGGTGGTTCAAGTAATCGTTCCACTGGTCATGCCCACCATGCTTGCCAGCTCCTTACTGGTATTTATGAGAGTCTTCTCCGACTTTGGTACTCCAATGCTGATCGGTGAAGGTTATAAGACATTCCCGGTCTTAATGTACAGCCAGTTTATGGGCGAGGTCAGTACCGATGACCATTTTGCTGCTGCTCTCTGCGTCATTATCATCGGCATCACCCTGCTGTTATTCTTCTTCCAGCGCTATCTGGGAAACCGCTATACCTATTCCATGACCGCATTAAAACCAATGGAAGCAGAACATTGCACTGGTCTTAAAAATATTTTATCCCATTTGTTTGTATACCTGGTGGTTCTTATCGCCATTCTTCCGCAGCTGACCGTTATCTTCACTTCCTTCCTGGCTACCGGAGGAGGAAGCGTATACACCGGAGGTTTCTCACTTGATAACTACCGAAACACACTGTTTTCCAAGAATAACAACGGCGCCATTTTTAACACCTATTTATTCGGACTGTGCGCCATTGCTATCGTCGTGGTGCTTGGAATTTTGATCTCCTATCTGACTGTACGAAAAAAATCAATTTTAACCAATATCCTTGATACGGTCACTATGTTCCCTTATATTATACCAGGCTCTGTACTGGGCATCTCATTTTTATATGCTTTTAACACAAAACCGTTTCTCCTCAGTGGCACCGCCCTCATTATCGTCATCTCACTGTCCATCCGGCGTATGCCCTACACCATCCGTTCCAGTACTGCCATCATCGGACAGATCAGTCCCAGTGTGGAGGAAGCTGCCATCAGTCTGGGCTGTTCAGAAACAAAGTCATTTGCAAAAATTACAGTTCCCATGATGATGTCCGGTGTATTATCCGGTGCTATTATGAGCTGGATCACTTTGATCAGTGAGCTGAGCTCTTCCATCATCCTCTATACAAGCAAGACCCAGACGCTTACCGTGGCTATTTATGCAGAGGTCATTCGAAGCAACTTCGGCAATGCTGCTGCTTATTCTACCATCTTAACTCTTACAAGTATCCTATCGCTGCTATTGTTCTTCAAACTCACGGGCAGCAATGATATAAGCATTTAG
- a CDS encoding ABC transporter ATP-binding protein, giving the protein MGVAISIENAVKRFGKDTIINGLSLDIKPGEFFTLLGPSGCGKTTLLRMIIGFNSIEGGEIKVDQKIINDIPTNKRNMGMVFQNYAIFPHMSVKDNVAFGLKNRKIPASQIDVQVDEILKIVKIDHLKNRMPAKLSGGQQQRVALARAIVIHPEVLLMDEPLSNLDAKLRVEMRNAIKRIQQQIGITTVYVTHDQEEALAVSDRIAVMNGGVIQQIDTPKNIYQRPANLFVSTFIGLSNILSGITSVKNGETSIQIQDYTVPMDQLSHEVKDGQNIKVSVRPEEFIINQADGGGIPGTVKSSVFLGITTHYFVTLANGQEIEVIQNSDIWDIIPDGSDIRLAVQPQKINVYTEDGNKNLVVRRDQV; this is encoded by the coding sequence ATGGGAGTAGCAATCAGTATAGAAAACGCAGTAAAGCGATTTGGAAAAGATACCATTATCAATGGATTATCCCTGGATATTAAGCCAGGAGAGTTCTTCACCCTGTTAGGACCATCCGGCTGCGGCAAGACAACCCTGCTTCGAATGATCATCGGCTTTAACAGCATCGAGGGGGGTGAAATCAAGGTAGACCAGAAGATAATCAATGACATCCCCACCAACAAACGAAACATGGGTATGGTCTTCCAGAACTATGCCATTTTCCCCCATATGTCAGTCAAAGATAATGTGGCTTTTGGATTGAAAAACAGAAAAATACCTGCATCACAAATCGATGTCCAGGTGGATGAAATCTTAAAAATTGTTAAAATCGATCATTTAAAAAATCGTATGCCCGCCAAACTGTCAGGCGGCCAGCAGCAGCGGGTTGCCTTAGCCCGGGCTATCGTCATCCATCCCGAAGTGCTTCTGATGGATGAGCCGCTGTCAAACCTGGATGCGAAACTTCGTGTGGAGATGAGAAATGCCATTAAACGGATTCAGCAGCAGATAGGCATCACCACCGTTTATGTAACTCATGATCAGGAGGAGGCTCTTGCTGTATCAGACCGTATCGCGGTCATGAATGGCGGTGTCATCCAGCAGATCGATACGCCAAAGAACATTTACCAGCGACCTGCAAACCTGTTTGTATCTACCTTTATCGGCTTATCCAATATCCTGTCCGGAATAACATCGGTGAAAAACGGTGAAACTTCCATTCAGATTCAGGATTATACCGTTCCTATGGATCAGTTAAGCCATGAAGTAAAAGACGGTCAGAATATTAAGGTATCCGTTCGCCCTGAAGAATTCATCATCAACCAGGCAGACGGCGGCGGCATCCCTGGAACAGTAAAAAGCAGTGTATTTCTTGGCATTACCACTCATTATTTTGTTACCCTGGCAAACGGTCAGGAAATTGAAGTCATCCAAAATTCCGATATCTGGGATATCATTCCGGATGGATCTGACATCCGTCTTGCTGTACAGCCTCAAAAGATCAACGTTTATACCGAAGACGGTAATAAAAATCTTGTGGTTAGGAGGGATCAGGTATGA
- a CDS encoding extracellular solute-binding protein: MKKTVKISAVLLAMALAATGCSSGKPADNNTSADTGKTEAAAQTAGEEDPVLVVYTARGESLNNAVIPEFEKDTGIKVEVVVAGTGELLKRAQSEKANPLGDIFWVADQTMLSASKDLFMEYVSSEDGNMIDAFKNTTGYFTPAFADPTVMIVNKDLKGDMKIDGFEDLLNPELKGKIAFGDPVNSSSAFQSLLAMLYGMGKDGDPLSDEAWAYVDKFIANLDGKMCNSSSQVYKGVAEGEYVVGLTWEDPAANYVKEGAAVEVVFPVEGAIFPGESVQILKDCKHPENAKKFVDYMLSEKIQNAVGSTLTVRPLRKDATLADYMKPQSEIKLFDNYDEGWVAEHKLEITNLFSEHMETSMD, translated from the coding sequence ATGAAGAAAACAGTAAAGATTTCAGCAGTTCTATTAGCCATGGCACTGGCAGCCACCGGCTGCAGCTCCGGGAAACCGGCAGATAATAACACGTCGGCAGATACCGGAAAAACCGAAGCCGCAGCTCAGACAGCAGGGGAGGAAGATCCTGTTCTGGTCGTTTATACCGCCCGCGGCGAATCCTTAAACAATGCCGTGATTCCTGAATTTGAAAAAGACACCGGAATTAAAGTCGAGGTGGTCGTCGCAGGAACCGGAGAGCTGTTAAAGAGAGCTCAGTCAGAAAAAGCCAATCCGCTTGGCGATATCTTCTGGGTCGCTGACCAGACCATGTTATCCGCATCCAAAGACCTGTTCATGGAATATGTATCTTCCGAAGACGGCAACATGATCGATGCTTTCAAAAATACCACCGGTTACTTTACCCCTGCTTTTGCAGATCCAACTGTCATGATCGTGAACAAGGACTTAAAAGGCGATATGAAGATCGATGGATTTGAGGATTTATTAAATCCTGAATTAAAAGGAAAAATTGCATTTGGCGATCCTGTAAACTCCAGTTCTGCATTCCAGTCATTACTGGCTATGCTTTACGGTATGGGCAAAGACGGTGATCCCCTTTCAGACGAAGCGTGGGCCTATGTAGACAAGTTTATCGCCAACTTAGACGGCAAGATGTGCAACAGCTCCAGCCAGGTATATAAGGGCGTGGCTGAAGGGGAATATGTGGTTGGCTTAACCTGGGAAGATCCTGCTGCCAACTATGTTAAGGAAGGTGCCGCAGTAGAAGTTGTATTCCCGGTAGAAGGAGCCATCTTCCCCGGAGAATCCGTACAGATTCTAAAAGACTGCAAACATCCGGAAAATGCAAAGAAATTTGTGGATTACATGCTGTCTGAAAAGATTCAGAATGCAGTCGGCTCCACACTGACCGTAAGACCGCTGAGAAAAGATGCCACTCTGGCTGATTATATGAAACCTCAAAGCGAGATTAAATTATTTGATAACTATGATGAAGGATGGGTAGCAGAACACAAATTAGAGATCACCAATCTGTTCAGTGAGCACATGGAAACATCCATGGATTAA
- a CDS encoding methyl-accepting chemotaxis protein, whose protein sequence is MSIKKLIYNIMACLAILSILSTGLMFLFLDQNQSNGTIVNYCGVVRGATQRIMKLHLLDQPVEEQIAKVEKAMDGIIAGDKELGLPVPRDKELVTQMQEIRTYWKEQILPLLNDGQNDKLLENSEELFNKSNAAVSQAEKYTAQGITKLKAISAITLVINLISIYFILMIIRRKILIPVKTLEDGMERLSQGDLKSEINYTSTNELGMLANSMRTSIHTLSDYISRIGDSMKQMEQGNFDLPSQQYIGDFTNIGHSIETFTAQISETLDQLHQTSEQVSAGAEHVAASSQLLAVGAAEQNGAIDDLSHAVETIVTKIDYTTENASVFNTKAQTMGVSLDESEQQMRHLLKAMEGIQKNSEEIIKINKTIEDIAFQTNILALNAAVEAARAGEAGKGFAVVADEVRNLAAKSSLAAKNTSELIDVSVRSVETGKDLTDSMARILSTVLMDAREIAAGIGEIQSASKEQSLSVSHITDSVDKISAVVQSNSATAQESAAASEELSAQARVLSGLANQFTLKRM, encoded by the coding sequence GTGAGCATTAAAAAACTTATATACAACATAATGGCCTGCCTCGCTATTCTAAGCATTTTAAGTACTGGCCTGATGTTTCTGTTTTTGGATCAAAACCAGAGCAACGGAACGATTGTAAATTATTGCGGTGTTGTCAGAGGTGCAACACAGCGAATTATGAAGCTTCATTTGCTTGATCAGCCGGTGGAAGAGCAGATCGCAAAGGTAGAGAAAGCCATGGATGGAATCATCGCAGGCGACAAAGAGCTTGGGCTTCCAGTGCCAAGAGACAAAGAACTGGTTACACAGATGCAGGAGATCCGTACATATTGGAAAGAGCAGATTCTGCCCCTTTTAAATGATGGTCAGAATGATAAGCTGTTAGAAAACAGTGAGGAGCTTTTTAACAAAAGCAATGCAGCTGTTTCTCAGGCTGAAAAATACACCGCCCAGGGAATTACAAAGCTTAAGGCCATAAGCGCCATTACCTTGGTAATCAACCTGATTTCCATTTATTTTATTCTGATGATAATCCGCAGAAAGATCCTGATTCCGGTAAAAACCCTGGAAGATGGAATGGAGCGCCTGTCACAGGGAGATCTAAAGAGCGAGATCAATTATACATCAACAAATGAGCTGGGGATGCTGGCAAACAGCATGAGAACGTCCATTCATACACTGTCCGACTATATTTCCCGCATTGGAGATTCCATGAAGCAGATGGAACAGGGTAATTTTGATTTGCCCTCCCAGCAGTATATTGGAGATTTTACCAATATCGGGCACTCCATTGAAACCTTTACCGCACAGATATCAGAGACCCTGGACCAGCTGCACCAGACCTCCGAACAGGTATCTGCAGGTGCAGAGCATGTTGCGGCCAGTTCTCAGCTTCTGGCTGTGGGAGCTGCAGAGCAGAACGGCGCGATTGATGATCTGTCTCATGCCGTAGAAACCATTGTAACAAAAATAGACTATACCACGGAAAACGCCAGTGTTTTTAACACCAAAGCCCAAACAATGGGTGTGAGCCTTGATGAAAGTGAGCAGCAGATGCGGCACCTGCTAAAGGCAATGGAAGGGATCCAGAAAAATTCAGAGGAAATTATTAAGATTAACAAAACCATTGAGGACATTGCATTCCAAACCAATATCCTGGCTTTAAATGCAGCGGTAGAAGCAGCAAGAGCAGGTGAGGCAGGTAAGGGATTTGCCGTAGTGGCAGATGAAGTCAGGAATCTGGCGGCAAAGAGTTCACTGGCAGCAAAAAACACTTCGGAGCTTATAGACGTTTCTGTCAGGTCGGTTGAAACGGGTAAGGATTTAACGGACTCTATGGCCAGGATATTAAGCACTGTTTTAATGGATGCCAGAGAAATTGCAGCAGGTATCGGAGAGATCCAGTCAGCCTCTAAAGAGCAGAGTCTTTCTGTGTCCCACATCACCGACAGTGTGGATAAGATTTCCGCAGTGGTTCAATCCAATTCAGCAACCGCTCAGGAGAGTGCCGCTGCAAGCGAAGAGCTGTCTGCGCAGGCAAGGGTACTCAGCGGTCTGGCAAATCAGTTTACTTTAAAGAGAATGTGA
- a CDS encoding SAM-dependent methyltransferase → MQNFHVNPIGKVIVNEDGMFIELEPKYIPALQALDGFSHLSVIWWFSGFDNEQMRNTIETPQPYKKSPAVMGIFATRSPVRPNPLALSTVQVIHIDYETGIIQIAYIDANDGTPVLDIKPYTPSLDRVETPGVPEWCRHWPMSLEKSGTFHWEDEFNF, encoded by the coding sequence ATGCAAAATTTTCATGTAAACCCTATTGGTAAAGTAATTGTCAACGAAGATGGAATGTTCATCGAGCTTGAACCGAAGTATATTCCCGCCTTGCAGGCGTTAGATGGGTTCAGCCATCTTAGTGTTATTTGGTGGTTTAGCGGCTTTGATAACGAACAAATGAGAAATACCATTGAAACCCCGCAGCCTTATAAAAAATCTCCTGCAGTAATGGGCATATTCGCTACAAGATCGCCGGTTCGCCCTAATCCGCTTGCTCTGTCAACAGTACAAGTTATTCATATAGACTATGAAACGGGCATTATTCAGATTGCGTATATTGATGCAAATGATGGCACGCCTGTACTTGATATAAAGCCATATACTCCGAGCCTGGATAGGGTGGAAACTCCTGGTGTACCGGAATGGTGCCGCCACTGGCCTATGAGTTTGGAAAAATCAGGAACCTTTCACTGGGAAGATGAGTTTAATTTTTAA
- a CDS encoding ABC transporter permease, producing the protein MRKKLWVFIKGFLLVNLFWFLLAVLLSTSVLPGPLTVYGKFSQVINGGLWLHIGASLGRVAAGLSLALLIGVPVGIFMASSAIANRILHPLVYFSYPVPKTALLPVCMLLLGLGNGSKILIIVLTTVFQIIVAVRDAAEHIDQGIYYVAKSAGARKRSILMDITLPAVLPELFTSIRIGTGTSLAILLIVEAYGTRWGMGYYILDAWSRINYIQMYGGIVIMSVVGAALFWILDGIQWALCKGMK; encoded by the coding sequence ATGAGAAAAAAATTATGGGTCTTTATAAAAGGATTTTTACTTGTAAATCTGTTCTGGTTCCTTCTCGCCGTCCTCTTGTCCACCTCTGTGCTTCCTGGGCCACTAACAGTCTATGGCAAGTTCAGCCAGGTAATAAACGGGGGGCTTTGGCTTCATATAGGAGCCAGCTTAGGCCGTGTGGCGGCAGGCCTCTCCCTTGCCCTCCTCATCGGCGTACCTGTTGGGATTTTCATGGCCTCCTCTGCCATCGCTAACCGCATCCTACACCCTCTGGTGTACTTTTCCTACCCAGTTCCCAAAACAGCGCTGCTTCCGGTCTGTATGCTGCTTTTAGGGCTTGGCAATGGCTCTAAAATTCTCATCATCGTCCTGACCACGGTCTTCCAGATCATTGTGGCCGTCCGGGATGCCGCGGAGCATATTGATCAGGGAATTTATTATGTGGCCAAAAGCGCAGGCGCCCGCAAACGAAGTATTTTAATGGATATCACCCTGCCTGCGGTACTGCCGGAGCTGTTTACCAGCATTCGGATTGGAACAGGAACCTCCTTAGCCATCCTTTTAATTGTAGAAGCTTATGGAACCCGCTGGGGGATGGGTTACTACATTCTGGACGCATGGTCCAGGATCAACTACATTCAGATGTACGGCGGCATTGTCATTATGTCGGTGGTAGGAGCCGCATTATTCTGGATTTTGGATGGAATTCAGTGGGCGTTGTGCAAGGGAATGAAATAA
- a CDS encoding ATP-binding cassette domain-containing protein, whose protein sequence is MLKVKDISVTYGKGGMHKVIDQVSWQLKTGTVLAVAGPSGCGKSTMVHALAGILPFTGSITLDDNGLDPKTCSIGLIPQNYGLLPWKTVKENCLFTAKIRGKTHDLERQLSSLCKELGINGLLERYPGTLSGGQAQRVALARAFLLNPELLLMDEPFAALDIAAALAARELFLRVWKEKKPTTVIVTHRVEDALYLANNIAVMKRGGGFNLFSENPWQGVKRPSDAEYAELEQLITEKIIKADEI, encoded by the coding sequence ATGCTGAAAGTAAAAGATATCTCTGTAACATATGGGAAAGGCGGGATGCATAAGGTCATTGACCAGGTGTCCTGGCAGCTAAAGACCGGAACGGTCCTGGCTGTCGCAGGTCCCTCCGGCTGCGGAAAATCCACCATGGTTCACGCCCTGGCAGGTATACTGCCCTTTACGGGCTCCATCACCCTTGACGATAACGGACTTGACCCTAAAACGTGTTCTATCGGGCTGATCCCTCAAAACTACGGGCTGCTACCCTGGAAAACGGTAAAGGAAAACTGCCTGTTTACAGCCAAAATCCGTGGAAAAACCCACGATCTGGAAAGGCAGCTTTCCAGCCTGTGCAAAGAGCTGGGAATTAACGGACTATTAGAACGATATCCCGGAACATTAAGCGGCGGCCAGGCGCAGCGTGTGGCTCTTGCAAGAGCCTTTCTTCTTAATCCGGAACTTCTCCTGATGGACGAGCCTTTCGCTGCTCTTGATATTGCTGCAGCTCTGGCAGCAAGGGAACTGTTTCTGCGGGTCTGGAAAGAAAAAAAGCCCACTACAGTCATAGTCACCCATCGGGTGGAAGACGCCCTTTACCTTGCCAATAACATTGCAGTTATGAAACGGGGCGGTGGCTTCAATCTTTTCAGTGAAAATCCTTGGCAGGGTGTAAAACGTCCCTCAGATGCAGAATATGCGGAACTTGAACAGTTGATCACAGAGAAAATCATAAAGGCGGATGAGATATGA